The Littorina saxatilis isolate snail1 linkage group LG13, US_GU_Lsax_2.0, whole genome shotgun sequence genome contains a region encoding:
- the LOC138946091 gene encoding beta-1,3-galactosyltransferase 2-like yields MAKGRRLWHVLLLFSFTANSLFLLCIHWTMPLNLHTSVQKYTVDTSNYPCDATTITSAFNRSPRKVATGLNTTVVEMWTRYRKNLSRKNITTNRFDERQLTNNKQENKRLHLKEIATTAAATQKVNRSSQPVQGAAENIEPNKLGERTKTKPKHKIASSRKSDEGTSKTKVGLRNVKISEVHKAESWLENHNKTKNTPNHLSSRLNDGNNLTFHKSESFLSHNKTKNALNGQLSYRLINNGNNSVLHKLESLSKSNNKTKTNPNLLSSQLNNNGNNSVLHKSESLLNNHNNMKNTPKQLSSRLNNTKMTRLDFILDNLQDFPPDEYLSKEASFFTPRPTLVHRSFPRVLMNCSRCPETGPVLLVIVPSVVQHVKHREAIRSTWASPVYGQLWPRSGTNLTDLVKLVFFFGVGGNADILRQECKHYGDIVQADFTENYRNLSLKMAAALQWSVAHCAGAGHVMKVDEDTFVNLPLAYDLVKTLSSHRSNYILGFKHHIDKPPVVRKGKWNVEKDLYPFPKFPRYLTGPSYLMSGNAAKALASTSKRMPLIPNEDAYVTGILAKAAGVQRIHSPSFAHEKLQYRPCELVDGRSVSQTRFKPYSKLYDIWRMLTKGRCDKH; encoded by the exons ATGGCCAAAGGGAGGCGACTCTGGCACGTCTTGTTGCTCTTCAGTTTTACAGCAAATTCACTTTTCCTTCTCTGCATCCATTGGACGATGCCGCTTAATTTGCATACCAGTGTTCAAAAATATACTGTTGACACCTCAAATTACCCCTGTGACGCCACAACAATTACTTCAGCATTCAACCGTTCCCCAAGGAAAGTAGCTACGGGGTTGAACACGACAGTTGTTGAAATGTGGACGAGATATCGTAAGAACTTGTCAAGAAAGAACATAACAACCAACAGGTTTGATGAAAGACAACTcacaaacaataaacaagaaaacaaacgaCTGCATTTAAAGGAAATTGCAACAACCGCAGCTGCAACGCAAAAGGTGAACAGATCTTCTCAGCCGGTACAGGGTGCAGCGGAGAACATAGAACCAAATAAACTTGGAGAGAGGACTAAAACTAAACCTAAACATAAAATCGCCTCGTCTCGTAAAAGTGACGAAGGAACCTCCAAAACGAAGGTCGGTCTGAGAAACGTCAAGATCTCAGAAGTGCACAAAGCTGAGTCATGGTTAGAGAACCacaataaaacgaaaaacacCCCTAACCATCTCTCGTCTCGGTTAAACGACGGTAACAACTTAACATTTCACAAATCGGAGTCTTTCTTGAGCCACAATAAAACGAAAAACGCTCTAAACGGCCAACTCTCATATCGGTTAATCAACAACGGAAACAACTCAGTCCTACACAAATTGGAGTCTTTGTCGAAGAGCAACAATAAGACAAAAACCAATCCCAACCTGCTCTCGTCTCAGTTAAACAACaacggaaataactccgtcctCCACAAATCGGAGTCTTTGTtgaacaaccacaacaacatgaAAAACACTCCCAAACAACTCTCGTCCCGATTAAACAACACCAAGATGACGAGACTGGACTTCATTCTTGACAACCTTCAGGACTTTCCCCCTGACGAGTACCTCTCCAAGGAGGCATCCTTCTTCACCCCTCGTCCAACGCTCGTTCACCGTTCCTTCCCGAGGGTGTTGATGAACTGCTCGAGATGCCCCGAGACGGGTCCTGTCCTGTTGGTGATTGTGCCGTCGGTGGTGCAGCACGTGAAGCACCGTGAGGCGATCAGGAGCACGTGGGCGAGTCCAGTCTATGGTCAGCTCTGGCCGAGAAGCGGGACGAATCTGACTGACCTGGTCAAGCTCGTGTTCTTCTTCGGCGTTGGAGGGAACGCTG ATATACTTCGGCAAGAATGCAAGCACTACGGCGACATCGTACAAGCGGACTTTACCGAGAACTACCGAAACCTCAGcctcaaaatggccgccgctCTGCAGTGGAGCGTCGCGCACTGCGCAGGCGCAGGTCACGTGATGAAGGTCGACGAAGACACGTTCGTGAACCTCCCGCTGGCATACGACCTTGTGAAGACCTTGTCGTCGCATCGTTCAAACTACATTTTAGGATTCAAGCACCATATTGACAAACCACCAGTGGTGAGGAAAGGAAAATGGAACGTCGAAAAAGATCTCTACCCCTTCCCGAAATTTCCAAGGTACCTTACTGGGCCATCGTATCTCATGTCTGGAAATGCGGCCAAAGCTTTGGCCTCCACATCAAAACGGATGCCCCTGATACCGAACGAGGATGCTTACGTGACGGGCATTTTGGCCAAAGCCGCGGGCGTCCAGAGAATCCACTCTCCCAGTTTCGCACACGAGAAGCTTCAGTATAGGCCATGCGAGCTCGTGGACGGTCGGTCTGTCAGCCAGACCAGGTTCAAACCTTACAGTAAACTGTACGATATATGGCGCATGCTGACTAAAGGGCGATGCGACAAACATTGA
- the LOC138945656 gene encoding uncharacterized protein (The sequence of the model RefSeq protein was modified relative to this genomic sequence to represent the inferred CDS: added 121 bases not found in genome assembly) produces MKRCAVSVAVATMMVVLSLLLSTIAVVDAAAVDEGSSRHKRSETDGAQWTQWFNSDSPRDGEGDFETTDSIKKTDKICRYGQAVVQSQCRLAGTNDSFDFTTTAFVNDRLLQACSSYGLICLNTQQASGLCEDYEVRFLCKNPNADSSSNDSLFPNFDFKIYIILALVPLVIVSLRIIWSCCCKERLKRNRQRRDQRMSIVSSRTLSTNSSQASFDSALANPPPAYTDLFGSVRSGGVFVISDGNCVACGKCMHHGDASYPGRLGSVSGPSELNGRLNSVSVPSVVIVEGGRVGASSTVHAAVNEDEVFENSDSHVTAATTTSANAVTSQQQAANIVNTRMSISSVSSVLGAVGLPASSIPARAPPGASCACACHGKQSGHMNLAFHWESNDQVNSPTPVVYPGMHKPAFSFSRMNSVTSFTSFTSFTEPPDYEEALEILKKETPDSDHQDDDKEETKVAV; encoded by the exons GGTCAGAGACGGATGGGGCTCAGTGGACACAGTGGTTCAATTCTGACAGTCCCCGGGACGGAGAGGGAGACTTTGAAACCACCGATTCTATAAAG AAGACAGACAAAATATGCCGCTACGGACAGGCCGTGGTTCAGTCCCAGTGCCGGCTGGCTGGCACCAACGACAGCTTCGACTTCACCACCACGGCCTTCGTCAACGACCGTCTCTTGCAGGCGTGCAGCAGTTACGGCCTCATCTGCCTCAACACGCAGCAGGCGTCTGGGCTGTGCGAGGACTACGAAGTACGATTTCTGTGTAAAA ACCCAAACgcagacagcagcagcaacgACTCCCTCTTCCCTAACTTCGACTTCAAGATTTACATCATTCTCGCCCTCGTCCCCCTCGTCATCGTCTCCCTCCGGATCATCTGGTCGTGCTGCTGCAAGGAACGTCTCAAGCGCAACCGTCAACGACGCGACCAGCGTATGAGCATTGTCAGCAGCAGAACGCTCAGCACCAACTCCAGCCAGGCGTCTTTCGATTCCGCCCTCGCCAACCCTCCTCCGGCCTATACTGACCTCTTCGGAAGCGTGAGGTCAGgtggggtctttgtcatctccGACGGGAACTGCGTGGCTTGCGGGAAGTGTATGCACCACGGCGATGCCAGCTACCCAGGGAGGCTGGGATCTGTGTCTGGACCTTCTGAGTTGAACGGCAGGCTCAACTCTGTGTCCGTGCCTTCTGTGGTTATTGTGGAAGGCGGTAGAGTGGGGGCGTCTTCTACGGTCCACGCTGCTGTAAACGAAGACGAGGTCTTCGAGAACTCTGACAGCCACGTCACCGCAGCCACGACGACGTCAGCAAACGCCGTGACGTCACAGCAACAGGCAGCTAATATCGTCAACACCAGAATGTCGATCTCTTCCGTCAGTTCTGTCTTGGGAGCGGTTGGACTTCCAGCGTCAAGCATCCCTGCGCGCGCACCCCCCGGCGCGTCGTGCGCATGCGCCTGTCATGGGAAGCAGTCGGGTCACATGAatctagctttccattgggagtCTAACGATCAGGTGAACAGTCCCACGCCCGTGGTGTACCCTGGGATGCATAAGCCTGCGTTCAGTTTCTCCAGGATGAATTCAGTGACCTCGTTCACTTCGTTCACTTCGTTCACGGAACCTCCCGATTACGAAGAAGCCCTCGAGATTCTCAAGAAAGAAACTCCTGACTCGGACCATCAGGATGACGATAAGGAGGAGACGAAGGTGGCTGTATGA